One genomic window of Arachis hypogaea cultivar Tifrunner chromosome 8, arahy.Tifrunner.gnm2.J5K5, whole genome shotgun sequence includes the following:
- the LOC112705732 gene encoding MLO protein homolog 1 isoform X2, with protein MAGGEGGAGERSLQETPTWAVAVVCSVFVILSVLIEHGIHSLGKKKQKKAMNEALEKIKSELMLLGFLSLLLTFGTNYIKKICIPHSIGDTMLPCKKVVSHGGDGRRHLLSFETEDDNDVLSWRRILATSISGDDYCSTKGKVPLISASGLHQLHIFIFVLAVSHIFYSVMTMVLSQAKMKKWKSWEAETSSLEYQFSNDPARFRLAHQTSFVKQHSGWSRMPGIRWIVAFFRQFFASVTKVDYMTMRHGFINAHLGPNSKFNFHKYIKRSMEDDFKVVVGISMPLWVSAIIFLLLNVYKWNMLTWLSFIPLVILLLVGTKLELIIMEMAQEIQDRTTIVRGVPVVEPNNKYFWFNRPQWILFLIHFTLFQNAFQIALFLWTVYEFKIKSCFHENLKLILIRVILGVFLQFICSYITFPLYALITQMGSHMKKAIFEEQTAKAIKKWQKTAKNRTKLRKAGMDNVSNSGYMSGETTPSQGTSPIHLLHKYKPSSNHTDTESVLYSPRSYPSDTELSETELAYTHHHHIQLNEITTSHRHGPPNNRQETHNVDFSFDKP; from the exons ATGGCAGGAGGAGAGGGAGGAGCAGGAGAAAGATCTCTTCAGGAAACACCCACTTGGGCAGTGGCTGTGGTGTGCAGTGTCTTTGTCATCCTCTCTGTCTTAATTGAACATGGAATCCATTCTCTTGGAAAG AAAAAGCAAAAGAAGGCAATGAATGAAGCCTTGGAGAAGATCAAATCAG AATTAATGCTGTTAGGATTCTTATCGCTTCTACTTACATTTGGAAcaaattatataaagaaaatatgCATCCCTCACAGTATTGGGGACACCATGCTTCCATGCAAGAAGGTGGTTTCACATGGTGGTGATGGTAGGAGACACTTGCTTTCTTTTGAGACGGAGGACGACAATGATGTGTTGTCATGGCGTCGCATTCTAGCAACTTCTATCTCCGGCGACGACTATTGCTCAACCAAA GGTAAAGTGCCACTGATATCTGCTTCAGGGTTGCACCAGTTGCATATATTTATATTCGTCCTCGCTGTTTCTCACATTTTCTACAGCGTCATGACTATGGTCCTATCTCAAGCAAAA ATGAAGAAATGGAAGTCTTGGGAAGCAGAGACATCCTCCTTGGAGTATCAATTTTCAAATG ATCCTGCAAGATTCAGGTTAGCACATCAAACATCATTTGTTAAGCAACATTCAGGGTGGTCTAGGATGCCCGGAATTCGATGGATT GTGGCGTTCTTCAGGCAATTCTTTGCATCTGTGACCAAAGTTGATTACATGACTATGCGACATGGATTTATAAAT GCACATCTTGGCCCCAATAGCAAATTCAACTTCCATAAGTATATCAAAAGATCTATGGAGGACGATTTTAAAGTGGTTGTTGGTATCAG taTGCCACTTTGGGTTTCTGCTATCATCTTTCTGCTTTTAAACGTTTATA AATGGAACATGCTCACCTGGCTCTCATTCATCCCATTAGTG ATACTTTTATTAGTTGGTACGAAGCTTGAGCTAATAATAATGGAAATGGCGCAAGAAATCCAAGATAGAACCACAATTGTAAGAGGGGTGCCAGTGGTGGAGCCAAATAACAAGTATTTCTGGTTCAATCGCCCCCAGTGGATCCTATTCTTGATACACTTCACCTTATTCCAG AATGCCTTTCAAATAGCCCTTTTCCTCTGGACAGTG TATGAGTTTAAGATCAAGTCTTGCTTCCATGAAAACTTGAAACTAATACTGATAAGGGTCATCCTTGGGGTATTCTTACAATTCATATGCAGTTATATTACATTCCCCCTCTATGCCCTAATAACCCAG ATGGGATCACACATGAAGAAAGCAATATTTGAGGAGCAAACAGCAAAGGCCATTAAGAAATGGCAAAAGACTGCAAAGAACAGAACAAAGTTAAGGAAAGCAGGGATGGATAATGTTAGTAACTCAGGTTACATGAGTGGAGAAACAACACCAAGCCAAGGAACATCGCCAATTCATTTGCTTCACAAGTACAAGCCTAGTAGCAACCACACAGATACCGAGAGTGTTCTCTATTCTCCACGTTCATACCCTTCTGATACTGAGTTATCTGAGACTGAATTAGCATatactcatcatcatcatattcaACTCAATGAGATTACAACATCACATCGACATGGACCTCCAAATAACAGACAGGAAACTCATaatgttgatttttcttttgacAAGCCTTAA
- the LOC112705731 gene encoding uncharacterized protein, with protein MAAVSTSFILTHSASSINKLDYSQFKIKHSSLSQNINRRGGVQLSSARRPLTIQAAYSEGGRPSGASIFVGGFLLGGLIVGTLGCVYAPQISKALAGADRKELMRKLPKFIYDEEKALEKTRKVLAEKIAQLNDAIDDVSSQLRSEETPNGVAVNSDELEAAA; from the exons ATGGCAGCAGTTTCCACTTCTTTCATCCTAACTCACTCCG CATCTTCAATCAATAAGTTGGACTACTCACAGTTCAAGATCAAACATTCCAGCTTGTCACAGAATATCAATCGTCGTGGGGGAGTGCAGCTGTCTTCGGCAAGAAGGCCTCTCACAATCCAAGCTGCATATAG TGAAGGTGGAAGGCCCAGCGGTGCTAGCATCTTTGTCGGTGGCTTTCTCTTGGGAGGATTAATTGTTGGTACCCTTGGCTGCGTGTATGCACCTCAG ATCAGCAAAGCTCTAGCTGGAGCTGACCGGAAGGAGTTGATGAGAAAACTGCCAAAATTCATATATGATGAAGAAAAAGCCTTAGAG aaaacaagaaaagtacTGGCTGAGAAGATTGCACAACTGAATGATGCCATAGATGATGTTTCCTCTCAGCTACGGTCAGAAGAGACCCCAAATGGAGTGGCTGTGAACTCTGATGAACTCGAAGCTGCTGCATGA
- the LOC112705732 gene encoding MLO protein homolog 1 isoform X1 produces the protein MAGGEGGAGERSLQETPTWAVAVVCSVFVILSVLIEHGIHSLGKWFQKKQKKAMNEALEKIKSELMLLGFLSLLLTFGTNYIKKICIPHSIGDTMLPCKKVVSHGGDGRRHLLSFETEDDNDVLSWRRILATSISGDDYCSTKGKVPLISASGLHQLHIFIFVLAVSHIFYSVMTMVLSQAKMKKWKSWEAETSSLEYQFSNDPARFRLAHQTSFVKQHSGWSRMPGIRWIVAFFRQFFASVTKVDYMTMRHGFINAHLGPNSKFNFHKYIKRSMEDDFKVVVGISMPLWVSAIIFLLLNVYKWNMLTWLSFIPLVILLLVGTKLELIIMEMAQEIQDRTTIVRGVPVVEPNNKYFWFNRPQWILFLIHFTLFQNAFQIALFLWTVYEFKIKSCFHENLKLILIRVILGVFLQFICSYITFPLYALITQMGSHMKKAIFEEQTAKAIKKWQKTAKNRTKLRKAGMDNVSNSGYMSGETTPSQGTSPIHLLHKYKPSSNHTDTESVLYSPRSYPSDTELSETELAYTHHHHIQLNEITTSHRHGPPNNRQETHNVDFSFDKP, from the exons ATGGCAGGAGGAGAGGGAGGAGCAGGAGAAAGATCTCTTCAGGAAACACCCACTTGGGCAGTGGCTGTGGTGTGCAGTGTCTTTGTCATCCTCTCTGTCTTAATTGAACATGGAATCCATTCTCTTGGAAAG TGGTTTCAGAAAAAGCAAAAGAAGGCAATGAATGAAGCCTTGGAGAAGATCAAATCAG AATTAATGCTGTTAGGATTCTTATCGCTTCTACTTACATTTGGAAcaaattatataaagaaaatatgCATCCCTCACAGTATTGGGGACACCATGCTTCCATGCAAGAAGGTGGTTTCACATGGTGGTGATGGTAGGAGACACTTGCTTTCTTTTGAGACGGAGGACGACAATGATGTGTTGTCATGGCGTCGCATTCTAGCAACTTCTATCTCCGGCGACGACTATTGCTCAACCAAA GGTAAAGTGCCACTGATATCTGCTTCAGGGTTGCACCAGTTGCATATATTTATATTCGTCCTCGCTGTTTCTCACATTTTCTACAGCGTCATGACTATGGTCCTATCTCAAGCAAAA ATGAAGAAATGGAAGTCTTGGGAAGCAGAGACATCCTCCTTGGAGTATCAATTTTCAAATG ATCCTGCAAGATTCAGGTTAGCACATCAAACATCATTTGTTAAGCAACATTCAGGGTGGTCTAGGATGCCCGGAATTCGATGGATT GTGGCGTTCTTCAGGCAATTCTTTGCATCTGTGACCAAAGTTGATTACATGACTATGCGACATGGATTTATAAAT GCACATCTTGGCCCCAATAGCAAATTCAACTTCCATAAGTATATCAAAAGATCTATGGAGGACGATTTTAAAGTGGTTGTTGGTATCAG taTGCCACTTTGGGTTTCTGCTATCATCTTTCTGCTTTTAAACGTTTATA AATGGAACATGCTCACCTGGCTCTCATTCATCCCATTAGTG ATACTTTTATTAGTTGGTACGAAGCTTGAGCTAATAATAATGGAAATGGCGCAAGAAATCCAAGATAGAACCACAATTGTAAGAGGGGTGCCAGTGGTGGAGCCAAATAACAAGTATTTCTGGTTCAATCGCCCCCAGTGGATCCTATTCTTGATACACTTCACCTTATTCCAG AATGCCTTTCAAATAGCCCTTTTCCTCTGGACAGTG TATGAGTTTAAGATCAAGTCTTGCTTCCATGAAAACTTGAAACTAATACTGATAAGGGTCATCCTTGGGGTATTCTTACAATTCATATGCAGTTATATTACATTCCCCCTCTATGCCCTAATAACCCAG ATGGGATCACACATGAAGAAAGCAATATTTGAGGAGCAAACAGCAAAGGCCATTAAGAAATGGCAAAAGACTGCAAAGAACAGAACAAAGTTAAGGAAAGCAGGGATGGATAATGTTAGTAACTCAGGTTACATGAGTGGAGAAACAACACCAAGCCAAGGAACATCGCCAATTCATTTGCTTCACAAGTACAAGCCTAGTAGCAACCACACAGATACCGAGAGTGTTCTCTATTCTCCACGTTCATACCCTTCTGATACTGAGTTATCTGAGACTGAATTAGCATatactcatcatcatcatattcaACTCAATGAGATTACAACATCACATCGACATGGACCTCCAAATAACAGACAGGAAACTCATaatgttgatttttcttttgacAAGCCTTAA